The Victivallaceae bacterium genome contains a region encoding:
- a CDS encoding iron-sulfur cluster assembly scaffold protein, with the protein MTFKPEILYGWESYGQKAVNKILSPRCVGTFTDEEARNQELTLIKEHKGHVLVGNMIHIYWLIDSETGFIVDAKFQAFGNPALIAIGETACEMMIGKEYTNAYNVSFETIDLNLKDSSGVSLPSSCIMYFGLIIDVLDGLAESCTMIPGIPLSSFVSREEDNPDLESLLPPLNKEDWEGLSDDDKKQRILVALEACIIPYIRMDGGDISVLNVIHNTVTIAYQGACTGCYSAVGSTLNSIIEILKSYVYSDIEVQVEENSLFFKPSDA; encoded by the coding sequence ATGACTTTTAAACCCGAAATTCTTTACGGCTGGGAATCTTACGGTCAAAAAGCCGTTAATAAAATTCTTTCTCCCCGTTGCGTCGGTACTTTTACCGATGAAGAAGCTCGTAATCAAGAATTGACCCTAATCAAAGAACACAAAGGACATGTTCTGGTCGGAAACATGATCCATATATATTGGTTAATCGATAGCGAAACAGGATTTATCGTTGATGCCAAATTTCAGGCATTCGGAAACCCTGCTCTGATTGCTATCGGTGAAACGGCCTGTGAAATGATGATCGGTAAAGAATACACGAACGCCTATAACGTATCTTTCGAAACTATCGATCTCAACCTCAAAGATTCTTCCGGGGTATCTCTTCCTTCATCCTGCATAATGTATTTCGGACTTATTATAGATGTTCTCGATGGTCTGGCCGAAAGTTGCACTATGATTCCCGGAATTCCTTTGTCTTCTTTCGTGTCTCGGGAAGAAGACAATCCTGATCTTGAATCTCTTCTGCCTCCGCTAAACAAGGAAGATTGGGAAGGTTTATCGGATGACGACAAAAAACAACGCATTCTAGTTGCACTGGAGGCTTGTATAATTCCTTATATCCGAATGGACGGAGGAGATATTTCCGTTCTTAACGTGATTCATAACACGGTAACTATAGCATACCAAGGGGCTTGTACGGGTTGTTACTCTGCCGTCGGTTCTACGTTAAATTCCATCATTGAAATATTAAAATCTTATGTGTATTCAGATATTGAAGTTCAAGTAGAAGAAAATTCTCTCTTTTTCAAACCTTCGGATGCCTGA
- a CDS encoding FliI/YscN family ATPase: protein MLEYDTRLVSWTCPKQCGYVLRIAGTIIEVSGFKGFIGEVCYIYGKSGMLTTIVSGFNENMILLTAVCSLTALSPGDLVYPTGLRHRIRVGYELLGRVINSEGHPIDEKGPIKGKRRLVENPPPPPLKRQPITSVFETGIKVIDAFCTIGIGQKIGIFSEPGYGKSTLLAQISKSRTSDLNVIALIGERGREAQEFIEKLGEQRLKKSILVLSTSDETPASKILAANSAMSIAEYFRDLNLNVLLIMDSISRYEQSLKELAVSSGSQKNSTLFPSVNLSLAQLLERTGNTKKGSITGIFSALSQEKTMEPNPFRVHSFLDGHIILSNPLEGLFDYPSVNITNSLSRVMSSIISSSHLKDAEYLKTLLKIYLDSRDLIQLGAYHQGVNPLLDKAIKKLPSIQMFIKQSFNDYYSFQEVVTELQNLISS, encoded by the coding sequence ATGCTCGAATACGACACCCGACTGGTGTCCTGGACATGTCCTAAGCAATGCGGTTATGTCTTAAGAATCGCGGGTACGATTATCGAAGTATCCGGTTTTAAAGGATTCATAGGAGAAGTCTGTTACATCTATGGAAAATCCGGGATGCTTACCACGATTGTTTCCGGATTCAATGAAAATATGATTCTCCTGACTGCCGTGTGCTCCTTAACGGCATTATCGCCCGGAGATCTCGTTTATCCCACAGGATTGCGTCATCGAATCCGAGTCGGCTATGAGCTTTTGGGAAGAGTGATTAATTCCGAAGGACACCCTATAGACGAAAAAGGACCGATTAAAGGGAAACGACGCTTAGTGGAGAACCCTCCTCCTCCTCCTCTCAAAAGACAACCCATCACATCGGTATTCGAAACCGGAATAAAAGTCATAGATGCTTTCTGTACAATAGGCATCGGACAAAAAATAGGAATTTTTTCCGAACCCGGTTACGGAAAATCCACCTTACTGGCTCAAATTTCGAAATCACGCACTTCGGATCTGAACGTCATTGCCTTAATTGGAGAACGAGGAAGAGAAGCTCAAGAATTTATAGAGAAGTTAGGGGAACAACGACTTAAAAAATCCATCCTTGTTTTATCGACATCCGATGAAACACCGGCCTCTAAAATTTTAGCAGCTAATTCGGCTATGTCCATAGCCGAATACTTCAGAGATCTGAATTTGAACGTGCTGCTCATTATGGATTCCATATCCCGTTATGAGCAATCTCTTAAAGAGCTCGCCGTATCTTCCGGTTCTCAAAAAAATTCAACGCTTTTCCCTTCGGTAAATCTTTCTTTGGCTCAATTATTGGAACGGACCGGTAATACGAAGAAAGGATCCATAACGGGAATTTTTTCTGCCTTATCTCAAGAAAAAACAATGGAGCCGAATCCTTTCAGAGTTCATTCTTTCTTGGACGGACATATCATTCTTTCAAATCCTTTGGAAGGATTGTTCGATTATCCTTCCGTTAATATAACGAACAGCTTATCCAGAGTCATGTCTTCCATAATATCTTCTTCACACCTAAAAGATGCCGAATATCTGAAAACATTGCTGAAAATTTATTTAGATTCCCGTGATCTGATTCAATTAGGTGCTTACCATCAAGGCGTCAATCCACTCTTGGATAAGGCCATCAAAAAATTACCCTCTATTCAGATGTTTATTAAACAATCTTTTAATGATTATTATTCATTCCAAGAGGTTGTAACCGAACTACAAAATTTGATCTCATCGTGA
- a CDS encoding UTP--glucose-1-phosphate uridylyltransferase has product MPPASSREYITEKIRQINQLHVFDNWDDLTLLQKERVFRQIERLDSKFFLYLRRLLTQGKSVRNFEPPSDFVLVGSDGDYCSLGNRLLQEKKVACIVLAGGQGSRLKYDAPKGFFPVSPVKKKSLFQLIAEKTKSASKWANQDLPLAFMVSPLNADKIVSYFRDNDYFGLNPSQVDFFCQPLWPLLDGSGNLFFEECDKIAFGPNGNGCVAKNLFQSPIYGKWREMGVEMASIIPIDNPLGLPFDADLFGFHNKHRNDVTIKASFRQTPKENVGILARQPETGKTIVIEYFEISDEQRFSINSEETLTYPIANIGLYCLSMDFIKKVHHVQLPIYKNKKSAKIWNRNCDDKNQSKIIDSWKFEEFVFDLFTFADKCGTLVYPRAECFAPLKNLEGNDSLITVHQALSQRERQLFQDLTGVELSPNATFELDADFYYPSALNSVHQWRKKAFFEESFIEAL; this is encoded by the coding sequence ATGCCTCCTGCCTCGAGTCGTGAGTATATAACCGAGAAAATCCGTCAAATCAATCAATTGCATGTTTTTGATAATTGGGATGATTTGACTCTTTTACAGAAAGAAAGAGTATTTCGGCAAATTGAGCGGTTAGATTCGAAGTTTTTTCTTTATCTTCGCAGACTATTGACTCAAGGTAAATCGGTAAGAAATTTCGAACCTCCTTCCGATTTTGTATTGGTGGGGTCTGATGGGGATTATTGCTCTTTAGGGAACCGTTTATTACAAGAAAAAAAAGTTGCTTGTATTGTTCTCGCCGGAGGACAAGGTTCACGTTTAAAATACGACGCTCCCAAAGGATTTTTTCCTGTCTCTCCCGTAAAAAAGAAATCCTTATTTCAACTGATTGCAGAAAAAACGAAATCGGCAAGCAAATGGGCTAATCAAGACTTACCTCTAGCCTTTATGGTTTCTCCGCTTAACGCCGATAAGATCGTCTCTTATTTCCGAGATAACGATTATTTCGGCTTAAATCCTTCACAAGTCGATTTTTTTTGTCAGCCACTATGGCCTCTCTTGGATGGTTCCGGAAATTTATTCTTTGAAGAATGTGATAAGATCGCCTTCGGCCCCAACGGTAACGGCTGCGTAGCAAAAAATTTATTTCAAAGTCCTATTTACGGGAAATGGCGGGAGATGGGAGTGGAAATGGCTAGCATTATCCCTATCGATAACCCTCTTGGACTCCCTTTCGATGCCGATCTCTTCGGTTTTCACAATAAGCACCGCAATGATGTCACCATCAAAGCTTCATTCAGACAAACCCCTAAAGAAAACGTCGGTATTTTGGCGAGACAGCCCGAAACGGGGAAAACCATTGTCATTGAATACTTCGAAATCTCCGATGAACAACGCTTTTCAATAAATTCTGAGGAAACGTTGACTTATCCGATTGCCAATATAGGCCTGTATTGCCTTTCCATGGACTTTATCAAAAAGGTTCATCATGTTCAACTACCTATATATAAAAACAAAAAATCGGCTAAAATTTGGAATCGCAATTGTGATGATAAAAATCAGTCTAAAATTATCGATTCTTGGAAGTTTGAGGAATTCGTCTTTGATTTATTTACTTTTGCAGATAAATGCGGTACCTTAGTTTATCCTCGAGCCGAATGTTTTGCTCCTCTAAAAAATTTGGAAGGTAACGATAGTTTGATTACCGTTCATCAAGCTCTTTCTCAAAGAGAACGACAATTGTTTCAAGATCTCACTGGAGTAGAATTATCTCCAAATGCGACATTTGAATTAGATGCCGATTTTTATTACCCTTCGGCTCTGAATTCCGTTCATCAATGGCGAAAAAAAGCGTTCTTTGAAGAATCTTTTATTGAGGCCTTATGA
- a CDS encoding FliH/SctL family protein — translation MNETQNILDITSGPQKSKSHLENLIKEETARAFKEGFKEGEISGYEKSQNEMDILINIFKKVVNNLLEKTTTLKTDIQSELITFCIRLCEKILLKRLTTISGLTETVSNVISKHLECFPKSVKVFLSPKDLKKLNDWARRNDCHLPLNVTWSSEESLNEGSFKINTPDSLIFYDIPTEIDNLLNHLEL, via the coding sequence ATGAACGAAACCCAAAATATTCTCGATATCACCTCCGGCCCTCAAAAATCAAAATCCCATCTGGAAAATTTGATAAAAGAAGAGACAGCGAGAGCCTTCAAAGAGGGTTTTAAAGAAGGAGAAATCTCCGGATATGAAAAATCCCAAAATGAAATGGATATACTCATTAACATATTTAAAAAAGTAGTAAACAATCTCTTGGAAAAAACTACGACTTTAAAAACGGATATTCAATCCGAATTGATTACCTTTTGTATTCGCTTATGTGAAAAAATATTATTGAAACGATTAACGACGATCTCAGGTCTAACGGAAACCGTCTCAAACGTTATTTCCAAACATTTGGAATGTTTTCCGAAGTCAGTCAAAGTTTTTCTTTCCCCCAAAGATTTAAAAAAATTAAACGATTGGGCACGAAGAAATGATTGTCATCTACCTTTGAACGTGACTTGGTCTTCGGAAGAATCCTTAAATGAGGGAAGTTTCAAAATTAATACTCCCGATTCTCTTATATTTTATGATATACCAACTGAAATAGATAACTTACTCAACCACTTGGAATTATAA